The Nostoc sp. 'Peltigera membranacea cyanobiont' N6 genome contains the following window.
ATTTCGTTGATTCCGTCTTCGTGGTAAGACTGACAAGATACTAATACACCACGATGATGTCCGGCATAAGAATCAAGATAACACAAGCCATTTTTACCATTTAATTTGATATAAACTGGCCCTTCCGGTGTCAGTAAATTGTTTGGTGGTTCATAACCCAAAGCTAGAGAATAGGTTTTCATAGCCAGTATTCCTTCCTCTGCTGTATCAGCACAAATCCCTAAGATTTGATAATCAGCAAGGTTTTTTACCAAAATTAGTGCATCACGAATTACTGCTTTTTCGGATGCATTGAGGATAGGCGCAATGTCTAAACAGTTAAATTTATTCAGTAATTTTTTCGCTTCTTCTGCGGTGAGATTTTCAGGATTGGGGGTTGACATAAACTTTGATGAGGATCTTGTTAGTTTTTCTGTTGTGTTTGAGTTGGGACTAGCCCAAATTATACTATTTGGGATTTTAGATTTGAGATTGGGAATCGTCCAAGTATTATAAAATTTGTCTGAACTCAGAGCAAATTTTATAATGGAGCTTGTTATTTAATGCCAACCCCTTACGGTTGATTTTGGACATTCCCAAGGTTGAATATAAAGGGGACACCGCTTTTTGAGTCACCACCCATAACGAGGACTTTGGGCATCTGAGCGCCGCCACTTTTCCAAGCTTCAATTGCTTCTTTTTGCAAAACTAACTGTCCTCCTTGGGCTTTGAGTGTTTCTGCTAAAAGTCTTTGAGCTTCTGCCCTACCTTTAGCACGATTCACATCTGCCTGTGCTTCTTGTTCTGCTTCCCGTGCTACATAAACGGCTCTTTGTGCCCGTTGTTCAGCAATTTGTTTTTCTTCCACTGCTCTGGCAAATTCTGGCGAGAATGCTAAATCAACTACGCTAGTATCTAACACAATTATCCCATATTTGTCTAAGCGATCGCCTAACGCTTGATCGAAGTCTTCTTTTAACTCACTTCTTTTAGTAATTGCCTCTTCTACTGTTCTTCTGGCGGCTGCAATTTTAAATGCTTCTTGAGTCTGTGGTGCAATGATTTTCGATACAATATTCTCTAAGGTTCCTTGTTTCCTTCTAACTTCAACTACCTTTATGGGATCGAGGCGAAAGTTGATTGCAAATCTCGCAGATAAATTTTGCAAATCTTTAGTAGAACTCTCTGCTGGTACTTCAAATTTTTGGACAGTTAAATCATACACATCTATCACTGAGATAAAAGGCGGTTTCACATGAATCCCTTCTAATAAAGCGCCGTCTCTAGCTTTACCCAAGATGCTAATCACTCCTGCTTGTCCTGGGTTGATAATGATAAAGGAATTTAGTCCAAAAATCACTAGTGTTGCTAACACAATTCCTAAAACTGTGGTTTGCCAATTTCCCAATTGCTGATTTTTCAAATTCCTCTCTCCAATATGAATTAGTCATTAGTCATTAGTCATTAGTCATTAGTCATTAGTCATTAGTCATTAGTCTAGTTATTTCCCTTCTCCTCTTGTCTCCCAGTCCCTAGTCCCCAATCCCCAGTCCCCAATCCCCAGTCCCCAATCCCCAGTCCCCAATCCCCAGTCCCCAATCCCCAATCCCCAGTTTTACTTTGACTTGAGTAAACTCAGTTTCTAGTTTAAGTCTGTCTGAATCAAATTTTTCATCTCAAGAACGCAGTACTGACGGTTTTATGTCCATCCTTAGTGATGATATCAAGCAATTAGAGCGGTTTCTGGATGGAGGAGCGAATGATATTATCCAAGTTTCCACAACTGTTTTAACTTATTGTTGCAAACATCAAGGATATGCAAAACACAGATACAGATATAGTTGTTATTGGTAGCGGTATTGGCGGTTTGAGTTGTGCTGCTGTTTTGGCACGGTATGGCTTTGATGTGATAGTTTGCGAAAGCCACTCCATTGCTGGAGGCGCTGCTCATGGTTTTGAGCGCAATGGTTTCAAGTTTGACTCAGGCCCGTCTCTCTACTCTGGTCTATCTTACAGCCCCTCTGCTAACCCTTTGCGACAAGTGTTAGATGCAATTGGTTCGGAATTACCATGTGTCACTTACGATACTTGGGGTTGTTGTCTGCCTGAAGGTGATTTTGACACGGCGGTTGGTGCCGAGCAATTTTCTGAAGTGCTGATGAAATTTTGTGGCAATGATGCTGTAGCCGAATGGCAAGAACTCCAGCGCGTTATGGAACCATTTGCAAGGGCTGCAACTTCCATACCACCAGCCGCATTACGCTTTGATTTTGGTGCAGCTAGAACTGTGGGCCCATTTCTCCCATCTTTGACAAAAAATGTGGCGAATATAATCAAGTTGACAGGCCCCTTCAGCCGGATTATGGATGGGGTTGTTAAAGAGTCATTTACCCGAAACTGGCTGAATTTGCTTTGCTTTCTCCTTTCTGGATTGCCCGCAGATGGCACTAGTGCCGCAGAGGTAGCATTTATGTTTGCGGACTGGTATCGGCCAGACGCAGTACTTGAATATCCAATTGGTGGGAGTAGTGCTTTAGTTGACAGCCTTGTACAAGGATTGGAGCGTCACGGAGGAAAGCTGATGCTGTTAGCTCATGTAGAGGAAGTGCTTGTAGAAGGTAATCGGGCGGTGGGTGTGCGTCTGCGCGATCGCTCCGAAATTCGCGCCAAACGAGCAGTAATTTCTAATGCCTCGGTTTGGGACACACTGAAGCTGCTACCAGAAAAGGCAATACCTAAACAGTACCGCCGCAAACGACAAGCTACACCAGAATGTGATAGCTTTATGCATCTACATCTCGGCATTGATGCTCAAGGATTGCAGTCAAATTTGCGGTGTCATTATATTGTGGTTAATAGCTGGGAATTGGGCATAACAGCACCTCAGAATATGGTGGTTATCTCCATCCCTTCAGTTCTCGATCCATCCTTAGCGCCAGCAGGAAAACACGTGATTCATGTGTATACACCTGGTAATGAGCCATACTCTATCTGGCAGGGAATGGATAGAAGGAGCCAGGAATATATCGAACAAAAGCGATCGCGTGCTGAAATAATGTGGCAAGCTTTAGAACGGGTAATTCCAGATATTCGCTCTCGTTGTGAAGTCACACTTGTTGGTACACCCTTAACTCACGAACGTTATCTTCGCCGTCACCAAGGTTCTTATGGGCCAGCAATTCAAGCTGGAAGTGGTATGTTTCCTGGCCCCAGCACACCCCTACCAGGACTGATGTGCTGTGGCGACTCAACATTTCCCGGTATTGGTTTACCAGCAGTTGCCGCCAGTGGGTTGATTGCTGCCAATACCCTTGCACCTCTTAGTAAGCATTTAGCAATGCTTCAAGATATCAAGTGCATTTAATTTTTTGAGTATAAAATCTAGTTGCCAAGAGAGCCGCACCCACTGCCAAAACTGCTAGTACACTATCAGGTTCGGGTACGGCAGCAACTTGAGCATCAATTCTTGCAGTTCCAGCAAACACACCTGTCAAGTCAGGGTTCCCTAGTATCTTGGCAAACTCTGGGGAAAACAGCAATTTAACATCAGGGATGGTTAAATTTTGACCATCAAATACCGCAGGTTCTGGAAGACTCAAATCAAACAAAATTGTATCTAAAGAAAATGTGTCTCTTAAAACAAATCCGCTAGCACCTTCAGTAGTACGTCCCGGAGCAAAACCAATTGAAAAGTCACCAACAGTAGTTTGATTATTGAAGGTAACAGTACCAGTATGCTCGATTGTCCCTGAAAGCGGAGTAAAACCGCCCTCGTCGCTAAACGTGAAGTTGGTGGCTGAATCGATGTTAAAGCCAACTAAATAATTACTCGGAATTGGTGCAACTGTATTATTTCTGCCTGTCAAGGTTAGCCCGATACCTTTAAGAATATCTTCATGATCGCGATCGATACTGGTAACTCCTGATATTACTTTAAAAGTTGCAGCTTCTACCTGCATGGGTGCAATTGATATAAAAGCTGCGGTAGTGCAACTAACAATCCCTGCAAACTGAGAAAAACGCATATATATCCCTGATGACATTTGTAATTTATTTTATCTAATAAAAGCCTCTTTATTAATCTATAAACTTATGCATAAACGCTAAAATTTAACCCTCAAGAGAGAAAAAAACACTTTCTTAAAATTTATATGAGGAAAGTGTCAAGTTAATACCAAACTTTAAGTCATACAGTTATGAATAAAAATTAAAATGGGTGGGCAAAAATAAATTTAA
Protein-coding sequences here:
- a CDS encoding phytoene desaturase family protein — translated: MQNTDTDIVVIGSGIGGLSCAAVLARYGFDVIVCESHSIAGGAAHGFERNGFKFDSGPSLYSGLSYSPSANPLRQVLDAIGSELPCVTYDTWGCCLPEGDFDTAVGAEQFSEVLMKFCGNDAVAEWQELQRVMEPFARAATSIPPAALRFDFGAARTVGPFLPSLTKNVANIIKLTGPFSRIMDGVVKESFTRNWLNLLCFLLSGLPADGTSAAEVAFMFADWYRPDAVLEYPIGGSSALVDSLVQGLERHGGKLMLLAHVEEVLVEGNRAVGVRLRDRSEIRAKRAVISNASVWDTLKLLPEKAIPKQYRRKRQATPECDSFMHLHLGIDAQGLQSNLRCHYIVVNSWELGITAPQNMVVISIPSVLDPSLAPAGKHVIHVYTPGNEPYSIWQGMDRRSQEYIEQKRSRAEIMWQALERVIPDIRSRCEVTLVGTPLTHERYLRRHQGSYGPAIQAGSGMFPGPSTPLPGLMCCGDSTFPGIGLPAVAASGLIAANTLAPLSKHLAMLQDIKCI
- a CDS encoding prohibitin family protein; the protein is MKNQQLGNWQTTVLGIVLATLVIFGLNSFIIINPGQAGVISILGKARDGALLEGIHVKPPFISVIDVYDLTVQKFEVPAESSTKDLQNLSARFAINFRLDPIKVVEVRRKQGTLENIVSKIIAPQTQEAFKIAAARRTVEEAITKRSELKEDFDQALGDRLDKYGIIVLDTSVVDLAFSPEFARAVEEKQIAEQRAQRAVYVAREAEQEAQADVNRAKGRAEAQRLLAETLKAQGGQLVLQKEAIEAWKSGGAQMPKVLVMGGDSKSGVPFIFNLGNVQNQP
- a CDS encoding DUF1824 family protein encodes the protein MSTPNPENLTAEEAKKLLNKFNCLDIAPILNASEKAVIRDALILVKNLADYQILGICADTAEEGILAMKTYSLALGYEPPNNLLTPEGPVYIKLNGKNGLCYLDSYAGHHRGVLVSCQSYHEDGINEMYGHLPLDLFV